The following coding sequences lie in one Alloacidobacterium dinghuense genomic window:
- a CDS encoding efflux RND transporter permease subunit: MITGASIQRTEVAETFWLKRAIRTIFFFVVILTVAGIYLAFKVPISVFPETNFPRVVIGVDNGVMPVEQMQVTITKPIEDAINSVPGLATVRSTTSRGSAEISLFFDWNVDMFQTLQLVDAALAKVEQTLPSTARITTRRLTFATFPILGYSLTSDTVSQTQLWELATYELKPPLNRVTGVSTVTVQGGKVPEYHVVPDLARLQSSGVTISDLVSAIQASNIIDSPGLYEENHQLILGLVGAQVHDVASLGQLVIKTTPGGAPVRVTDVATVQPATMPVYTVVRANGKPAVLLNITRQPASNTVAVANAVADEVQQLRKTLPAGVRLEPYYDQSQLVRESISSVRDAILIGLILACVILFLFLRDWTSSVVAGLVIPVTVAVTILFLWLIGESFNLMTLGGLAAAIGLVIDDAIVVVENIVLHRDSGESRVEAVRKALREITVPLVGSTITPVVVFLPLISVTGVTGSFFRALAVTMTAALLTSLFLALTWTPGLSLALLRERNDTRASSRHEEPGRILGRILTWHSRALNWSLSNPLLLAAGCAILVLATWFAYQGLGSDLLPEMDEGGFVLDYIMPAGSSLTETNRVLEHVERILRATPEVESTSRRTGLEMGFAAVTEANTGDITVKLKSKRDRGIDEVMADVRDQIKKTEPELDIEFTQVLQDMIGDLSNAPEPIQIKLFANDQALLNQLGPRVGEAIGKIKGVVDVQDGIENTISGPATNFRVNPTIAARLGFTPTEVSEDATSILDGVTPTEPLIANGRPYTIRVRLDDEKRSSLDAIQNTVFNSSTGHTATLGSLADIEQLPPQNEIRRENLQQQIVVTGRLEGSDLGSAMAEVRRTVANLHLPPNVRVEYGGTYEEQQKSFHDLMRVLLLALALVFGVLLTEFRNFSAPVAILTSSILSISGVVIALLITGTTFSVASFMGVIMVIGIVAKNGILLLDADEKFRAEGASPREAMMHAAQRRFRPILMTAIAAVCGMLPLAFALGSGSQMLQPLAIAVIGGLCISMVLSLIVTPVVYYLLTRNRTRELI, translated from the coding sequence GTGATCACGGGTGCTTCCATCCAACGCACTGAAGTCGCAGAGACCTTCTGGTTGAAGCGTGCGATTCGGACGATCTTTTTCTTCGTAGTCATTCTGACAGTCGCGGGAATCTACCTGGCTTTCAAGGTTCCGATCTCTGTCTTTCCCGAGACAAATTTTCCGCGCGTAGTTATTGGCGTCGATAACGGGGTAATGCCGGTCGAGCAGATGCAGGTCACGATCACCAAGCCGATCGAAGACGCGATCAATAGTGTGCCCGGCCTGGCGACCGTCCGCTCCACTACAAGCCGAGGATCAGCAGAAATCAGTCTTTTCTTCGACTGGAATGTGGACATGTTCCAGACGCTGCAGTTAGTTGACGCGGCATTGGCCAAGGTCGAGCAGACGCTGCCTTCAACGGCGCGCATCACTACAAGGCGACTAACCTTTGCGACATTTCCCATCCTCGGATACAGTCTCACATCGGATACCGTTTCTCAGACGCAGCTCTGGGAGCTGGCAACGTATGAGCTTAAGCCGCCGCTGAATCGGGTTACAGGGGTCAGCACCGTTACGGTGCAGGGTGGCAAGGTGCCCGAGTATCACGTTGTTCCCGATCTTGCGCGCTTGCAATCTTCCGGAGTCACAATCTCCGACTTGGTGAGTGCGATTCAAGCATCCAACATCATCGATTCTCCCGGTCTCTATGAGGAAAACCATCAGCTGATTCTTGGTCTGGTTGGTGCCCAGGTACACGATGTTGCGAGTCTCGGTCAGCTCGTCATAAAAACGACTCCAGGTGGCGCGCCCGTACGAGTTACAGATGTCGCTACGGTGCAGCCAGCAACGATGCCGGTGTATACCGTCGTGAGGGCTAACGGCAAACCCGCTGTGTTGCTCAACATCACGCGTCAGCCCGCGAGCAACACCGTTGCCGTTGCAAATGCTGTTGCAGACGAAGTGCAGCAGCTGCGGAAAACCTTGCCTGCAGGAGTCAGGCTTGAGCCTTATTACGATCAATCGCAGCTGGTACGAGAGAGCATTTCCAGCGTGCGCGATGCGATTCTTATCGGGCTTATTCTCGCCTGCGTGATCCTTTTCCTCTTCCTGCGCGATTGGACATCCTCTGTTGTTGCGGGCCTCGTGATTCCCGTCACCGTAGCAGTTACAATTCTCTTTCTATGGCTGATTGGCGAGAGCTTCAACTTGATGACCCTCGGCGGTTTGGCCGCAGCTATCGGCCTCGTCATCGACGACGCGATCGTCGTCGTTGAGAATATCGTTCTCCATCGGGATTCTGGAGAGAGTCGTGTTGAAGCCGTGCGCAAGGCATTGCGGGAAATCACCGTGCCACTCGTCGGGTCGACGATCACGCCTGTAGTTGTTTTTCTGCCGTTGATTTCTGTGACTGGAGTAACCGGCAGCTTCTTCCGTGCGTTGGCCGTTACGATGACCGCAGCGCTGCTCACCTCGCTTTTTCTTGCACTGACCTGGACGCCTGGGCTCAGCCTTGCTTTGCTGCGCGAGCGGAACGACACAAGAGCGTCGTCGCGTCATGAGGAACCGGGACGCATCCTGGGTCGTATTCTTACCTGGCATAGTCGCGCACTGAACTGGTCGCTCTCCAATCCGCTGCTTCTCGCCGCAGGATGTGCCATCCTCGTATTAGCGACATGGTTCGCCTATCAGGGACTTGGCTCCGATCTGCTGCCTGAGATGGATGAAGGCGGCTTCGTTCTCGACTACATTATGCCTGCCGGCAGTTCCTTGACGGAAACAAACCGCGTGCTTGAGCATGTCGAGCGAATCCTTCGCGCGACGCCTGAGGTCGAGAGCACTTCCCGCCGCACAGGTCTGGAAATGGGTTTTGCTGCAGTGACAGAGGCCAACACAGGCGACATTACCGTAAAACTGAAGAGCAAGCGCGACCGTGGCATTGATGAAGTCATGGCAGACGTACGCGATCAGATCAAAAAGACCGAACCTGAACTCGACATTGAGTTCACACAGGTGTTGCAGGACATGATTGGCGACTTGTCCAACGCGCCCGAGCCGATTCAGATCAAGTTATTCGCAAATGATCAGGCCCTACTGAATCAGTTGGGCCCGCGGGTAGGCGAAGCCATCGGCAAAATCAAAGGCGTCGTCGATGTTCAGGATGGTATTGAGAACACCATCAGTGGCCCCGCGACAAATTTCCGGGTAAATCCCACGATTGCTGCGCGGCTTGGCTTCACGCCGACGGAAGTGTCTGAAGACGCGACGAGCATCCTCGACGGAGTCACTCCTACCGAGCCTCTCATCGCGAATGGCCGTCCCTACACCATCCGTGTGCGCCTCGACGATGAGAAGCGCTCCTCACTGGATGCCATTCAAAATACCGTCTTCAACAGCAGCACAGGGCATACTGCGACTCTGGGCTCGTTGGCAGACATCGAACAGTTGCCACCACAAAACGAGATTCGTCGCGAAAACCTGCAGCAGCAGATCGTAGTTACAGGACGGCTGGAGGGTTCTGACCTCGGAAGCGCAATGGCAGAGGTTCGTCGCACCGTCGCTAATTTACATTTGCCACCCAACGTGCGCGTCGAGTACGGAGGGACATACGAAGAACAGCAGAAGTCCTTTCACGACCTGATGCGTGTTCTGCTCCTTGCTCTCGCTCTCGTCTTCGGTGTGCTGCTCACCGAGTTCCGTAATTTTTCTGCGCCGGTCGCGATTCTCACGTCGTCGATTCTCTCCATTTCAGGTGTTGTCATCGCACTGCTCATTACTGGAACCACCTTCAGCGTCGCATCCTTCATGGGAGTGATCATGGTTATTGGCATCGTAGCCAAGAACGGAATCCTGCTGCTCGATGCAGACGAGAAATTCCGCGCCGAGGGAGCAAGCCCGAGAGAAGCGATGATGCACGCCGCACAGCGCCGATTCCGCCCCATCCTGATGACGGCGATTGCGGCGGTCTGTGGAATGCTGCCGCTTGCGTTTGCGTTGGGCTCTGGATCGCAGATGCTTCAGCCGCTGGCCATCGCGGTCATTGGCGGCCTTTGCATTTCCATGGTGCTCAGCCTGATTGTTACGCCGGTTGTCTATTATCTGCTGACGAGGAACCGTACGCGGGAGCTGATTTAG
- a CDS encoding sensor histidine kinase, with amino-acid sequence MKPYSIARRLITTVLLVELISAVCVTGLAWLYERHSHFRSFDILLRGRADSLLGSVQDAEDPEDNVMLSKSDVNVPSEDIYEVWDEKGRLLGRSPNWDGTTRETLSTHVDGYSKLNINGRHYRSLLLHGLRVVDPGDKGGGVPHHVTIVYGAPVERVWHAIFGAVKFYAIASLILMLVTGLVMAWLLHRSLAPLRALANEAAGVSVNAWHFTPPEDARATRELAPLVKALEATLQRLQHSFFQQRRFVSDAAHELKTGVAVVKSSLQLLGIKQRSAAEYQAGLERCEADCGRMEEIVAKMLALARAENTETGPSRIGLSTDVSEVLHKSVDQFSSMADLRGVRVELSAPRAFHIALTTEECSLLLSNLLLNALQHSTRDTRVRILAEEKNHLVEVRLQDQGDGIPSEVLPHVFERFYRGDPSRNRNTGGTGLGLSICKAIVDAAGGEITIDSTPGLGTTVNLFLPSAKMKASAPAESQYESVPRS; translated from the coding sequence ATGAAGCCATATTCCATAGCGCGGCGGCTCATCACTACGGTCTTATTAGTTGAGCTGATTTCTGCTGTGTGCGTCACAGGACTCGCCTGGTTGTACGAGCGACACAGCCATTTCCGGTCCTTCGACATTCTGCTGCGCGGGCGCGCGGACTCGCTTCTTGGTTCTGTTCAGGATGCAGAAGATCCGGAGGACAACGTCATGCTCAGCAAGAGCGATGTCAACGTACCCTCCGAAGATATCTACGAAGTTTGGGATGAAAAGGGCAGGTTGCTGGGGCGCTCGCCGAACTGGGACGGCACAACCCGAGAGACCCTTTCTACCCACGTCGATGGCTACTCCAAGTTAAATATCAATGGAAGGCACTATCGCTCCCTGTTGCTTCACGGTTTGCGGGTCGTTGATCCGGGCGACAAAGGCGGCGGAGTCCCACACCATGTAACGATCGTCTACGGCGCTCCTGTCGAGCGAGTGTGGCACGCCATCTTTGGGGCGGTGAAATTTTACGCGATCGCGAGCCTCATTCTCATGCTGGTCACCGGCCTTGTCATGGCGTGGCTTTTGCACCGAAGCCTGGCTCCTCTGCGGGCGCTGGCTAACGAGGCGGCAGGAGTTTCGGTCAATGCATGGCACTTCACCCCGCCAGAAGACGCTCGCGCGACGAGAGAGCTTGCGCCGCTGGTAAAAGCGCTTGAGGCTACGCTGCAAAGGCTGCAGCACTCATTTTTCCAGCAGCGGCGATTTGTCAGTGATGCGGCTCATGAGTTGAAGACCGGCGTGGCAGTCGTCAAATCTTCACTGCAGCTTCTTGGTATTAAGCAACGAAGCGCCGCCGAATATCAGGCAGGGCTGGAACGATGCGAAGCAGACTGTGGTCGCATGGAGGAAATCGTTGCCAAAATGCTAGCCTTGGCCCGAGCTGAAAATACGGAGACTGGACCGAGTCGGATCGGCCTTTCGACCGATGTTTCTGAGGTCTTGCACAAGTCGGTAGACCAATTCAGCTCCATGGCTGATCTGCGCGGCGTAAGAGTAGAATTATCGGCTCCTCGAGCTTTTCATATCGCACTTACAACCGAGGAGTGCTCGCTACTGCTTTCCAACCTATTGTTGAATGCCCTTCAGCACAGCACCCGCGATACGCGGGTCAGGATATTGGCCGAAGAAAAGAACCACCTGGTTGAAGTTCGTTTGCAAGATCAGGGCGACGGCATTCCTTCCGAGGTGTTGCCACATGTCTTTGAGCGCTTCTATCGTGGCGACCCATCGCGCAACCGCAACACTGGTGGGACTGGTCTTGGCCTTTCCATCTGCAAGGCTATTGTGGACGCCGCAGGCGGTGAGATCACAATCGACAGCACGCCGGGCTTGGGAACAACCGTAAACCTTTTCCTTCCGTCGGCGAAGATGAAAGCTTCGGCTCCCGCTGAGAGCCAGTACGAATCCGTTCCCAGAAGTTAG
- a CDS encoding response regulator transcription factor — MRVLLIEDESRLAENVAAALREGPGFAVDLAEDGQIGLYLAKDSCYDLIILDLMLPKLDGLSLLQKVRAAGDRTPVLILTAQGETRSVIELLNAGADDYLSKPFDLGELIARVKALIRRGKGAAHPTLHSSDIEVNTLEQSVRRSGLMIDLSPMEYRILEYLMHRPRVVVSKRELLEHLYDYNWEHHSNVIEAHVSNLRKKLDAASDEPSIETLRGRGYRLIGQRKGLA, encoded by the coding sequence ATGCGTGTACTCCTGATTGAGGATGAAAGCCGGTTGGCAGAAAATGTGGCTGCCGCGCTGCGAGAAGGTCCTGGTTTTGCTGTCGATCTTGCAGAGGATGGCCAGATTGGACTGTATCTGGCAAAGGACAGCTGTTACGACCTGATCATTCTTGATCTGATGCTCCCCAAGCTCGATGGACTTAGTCTCCTTCAGAAAGTACGCGCAGCGGGCGATCGCACTCCTGTCCTTATTTTGACGGCGCAAGGCGAGACTCGATCCGTCATTGAATTGCTGAACGCCGGCGCCGACGACTACCTGAGTAAGCCATTCGATCTCGGAGAGCTTATTGCGCGGGTCAAAGCCCTGATTCGACGCGGAAAGGGTGCTGCACATCCGACGCTGCATTCCTCCGATATTGAAGTGAATACTCTGGAACAGTCGGTGCGCCGATCCGGCCTCATGATTGATCTGTCTCCGATGGAATATCGGATTCTCGAATACCTTATGCATCGTCCCAGGGTTGTAGTCTCGAAGCGGGAACTTCTCGAACACCTCTACGACTACAACTGGGAACATCATTCCAATGTGATTGAGGCGCACGTATCGAACCTGCGCAAAAAGTTGGATGCCGCATCCGACGAGCCAAGCATCGAAACGCTGCGCGGGCGCGGATACCGCCTGATCGGGCAACGCAAAGGTCTCGCATGA
- a CDS encoding phosphoribosyltransferase, whose amino-acid sequence MFQDRSEAGRLLAKKLASYADRSDAVVLGLPRGGVPVAFEIAREFHLPLDILLVRKLGVPGQSELAMGAIGTGGIRILDHVMIRQLGITENEVTSTIREEEEELQRREQIYKNYRGGLAMKDLSVIVVDDGIATGSSMLAAIQVLRSQQPAGIIVAVPVAPPHARTEIEAMTQEFVCLRVSEYFPAVGSFYRDFSQVDDQEVCRLLASSAQSFANRTVGPSS is encoded by the coding sequence ATGTTCCAGGACAGAAGTGAGGCTGGACGGCTCCTGGCAAAGAAATTAGCTTCTTATGCGGACCGGAGTGACGCAGTCGTCCTCGGACTGCCGCGAGGCGGCGTCCCCGTTGCCTTTGAGATTGCTCGAGAGTTTCATCTGCCGCTGGATATTTTGCTGGTACGCAAGCTGGGCGTTCCAGGCCAATCCGAATTGGCAATGGGCGCGATCGGCACAGGCGGAATAAGAATTCTGGATCACGTCATGATCCGGCAACTAGGCATCACCGAAAACGAGGTCACGTCCACGATCCGGGAAGAAGAGGAGGAGCTGCAACGCCGCGAGCAAATCTACAAGAACTATCGGGGCGGGTTAGCGATGAAAGACCTGAGTGTAATCGTCGTCGATGACGGCATTGCGACCGGTTCCAGCATGCTTGCAGCCATCCAGGTATTGCGCTCGCAGCAACCTGCGGGAATCATCGTCGCTGTGCCTGTGGCGCCGCCTCACGCGCGCACGGAGATCGAGGCGATGACACAAGAGTTCGTGTGTTTGCGAGTGTCGGAGTATTTCCCGGCAGTGGGTTCCTTCTACCGCGATTTCTCGCAGGTCGATGATCAGGAGGTCTGTCGGCTCCTGGCTTCTTCGGCCCAGTCCTTCGCAAATCGCACTGTTGGCCCATCATCGTAG
- a CDS encoding substrate-binding domain-containing protein: MAQQKIKRLYLIPILSKALDILELLEGERRPITLEAIYQRSHISKTSVYRILKTFVHRGYVAQSPDGSYRLVSRPKKMRFGFAGQSAEMPFSEAVTSSLRAAAAASGVELMVRDNRYDADTAVKNAKEFVTEGVDLVIEFQIEEHVAPYLAHIISRAGIPLIAIDIPHPHASYFGVDNFQVGFEAGELLAQHAISKWKKKVDWVLGLDVAEAGSLVQSRITGAFEGLRSLLPEIAEELLIRLDGRGMRETSARVVSEFLRRHARSDRILIAAATDTSALGALQATVDAQREKTIAIVGQDCIPEVLEEMKKPQSPIVGSISHEAHTYGPRLIQLGVTILRGHTVPPYNYVQHRVVTASMMQESE; encoded by the coding sequence TTGGCCCAGCAAAAGATCAAGCGGCTCTACCTTATCCCAATCCTCTCCAAAGCGCTCGACATCCTGGAATTGCTGGAAGGCGAAAGACGCCCGATCACGCTTGAGGCCATCTACCAGCGCTCGCACATTTCAAAAACCAGTGTCTATCGCATCCTGAAGACTTTTGTGCATCGTGGCTACGTTGCTCAATCGCCGGATGGCTCATATCGCCTGGTTTCACGGCCTAAGAAGATGCGATTCGGTTTCGCGGGCCAGAGTGCCGAAATGCCTTTTTCTGAAGCTGTCACCAGCAGTCTCCGTGCTGCTGCAGCGGCCTCAGGCGTAGAGTTGATGGTCCGCGACAATCGCTACGACGCCGATACTGCTGTTAAGAACGCGAAGGAATTTGTCACCGAAGGCGTCGATCTTGTCATCGAATTCCAGATTGAGGAGCATGTTGCGCCTTATCTTGCGCACATCATTTCGCGTGCGGGAATTCCGTTGATAGCGATTGACATTCCGCACCCGCACGCCAGTTATTTCGGTGTCGATAACTTCCAGGTCGGCTTTGAGGCGGGTGAACTGCTGGCGCAGCACGCTATTTCCAAGTGGAAGAAGAAAGTGGACTGGGTGCTCGGCCTCGACGTGGCCGAAGCTGGATCGTTAGTGCAAAGCCGCATTACCGGTGCATTTGAAGGCCTTCGCTCACTGTTGCCGGAAATCGCGGAAGAGTTGCTTATCCGGCTTGACGGTCGCGGGATGCGCGAGACCAGCGCTCGCGTTGTCTCGGAGTTTCTCAGGAGACATGCGCGCAGTGACCGCATCCTGATTGCCGCAGCCACCGATACCAGCGCGTTGGGAGCCCTGCAGGCCACCGTGGACGCACAGCGCGAAAAGACCATCGCCATCGTTGGGCAGGATTGTATTCCCGAGGTGCTCGAAGAAATGAAAAAGCCTCAAAGCCCGATCGTCGGTTCCATCTCGCATGAGGCGCATACTTATGGGCCACGGTTAATCCAACTCGGGGTCACAATCCTCAGAGGACACACCGTGCCTCCATACAACTATGTTCAGCACCGCGTCGTCACTGCGAGCATGATGCAGGAGAGCGAGTAG
- a CDS encoding CHAT domain-containing protein, which translates to MEKLAIQGDLDKAHEEAIRATAGLQDQNPDWAWKFRLLDAAILVREGKGKEVISLLSGDLPTHLAISDIALERILLQARVYASLGQDHEARVALNKADTLLNSLKASSDLNRSPLISRILNSWGFVDIQRGNLGHAEEMFRQSLDFARKQNDTYQQTVTLLNLGWLALQRERFDEALDWSDDASKTAQSINARSILEKAQGNVAWADYMLGNFEQALAGFGKAEQEAVSIGEAHDRMLWLENMGLSLYRLGHLTDAETNYSNSLHIADTVQDAEIQAAAHIALAELFLQLNNLDLSIEHTEKALSIARASGRTSDAMDATFLKGLIAERQQKPADSVSILMNLNKDPAIKPSLQWQVEGALANLYAEANNSAMADSWYRSSITTFETQRKTITKEESKLPFSTHADQLYDDYIRFLVNHNKTDEALQWLDLGRARTLEEGLGVASPDFNLAIKKSLDVRGTARRLHGTILVYTLAAQESYLWAVNSSGTHFFKLPPQEEIDAHVKKYQRAILGSRDPLTDAYVDGMALYRILVEPAASLIPKGSPVFIIPDGSISTLNFETLLAPGGGIHYWIEDATITNVSSLKLLDSFHPERHAHNQKELLLIGNPVSPDQKFPDLPNASAEVSNVARHFPSTEESVIVQKQALPSAYADSSPGEYSLIHFVAHGTSSSASPLDSAIVLTRNPANPDSFKLYARDVIQHPLHADLVAISACYGSGSRIYGGEGLVGLSWAFLRAGSHYVIGSLWEVSDSAAPEIMDHMYGEIAGGRRPDAALRDAKLAMLHTQNVFRKPLYWATFQLYGGA; encoded by the coding sequence GTGGAAAAGCTCGCAATCCAAGGTGACCTTGACAAGGCGCACGAGGAAGCAATCCGAGCCACTGCCGGTCTGCAGGACCAGAATCCCGACTGGGCATGGAAGTTTCGGCTTCTTGACGCTGCGATCTTAGTGCGGGAGGGCAAGGGTAAGGAGGTTATCTCACTCCTCTCCGGAGACCTGCCCACCCACCTAGCCATATCCGACATCGCACTTGAGCGCATTCTGCTGCAGGCTAGAGTCTATGCATCACTCGGCCAAGACCATGAAGCCCGCGTCGCTCTGAATAAAGCAGACACCCTGCTCAATAGCCTTAAAGCTTCTTCTGATCTCAACCGCTCGCCACTCATCAGCAGAATACTTAACAGCTGGGGCTTTGTTGACATTCAGCGCGGCAACCTCGGTCACGCCGAAGAAATGTTTCGTCAAAGCCTTGATTTCGCCCGCAAACAGAACGATACGTATCAACAGACCGTAACTCTTCTGAACCTTGGTTGGCTTGCTCTCCAACGAGAGCGCTTCGATGAAGCGCTCGACTGGTCGGATGATGCGTCTAAAACCGCCCAAAGCATCAATGCGCGCAGCATCCTCGAAAAAGCCCAGGGGAATGTTGCCTGGGCTGACTACATGCTGGGAAATTTTGAACAGGCACTTGCCGGATTTGGCAAAGCAGAGCAAGAGGCAGTTTCCATTGGGGAAGCGCACGACAGAATGCTATGGCTAGAAAACATGGGACTGTCACTCTACCGCCTTGGACATTTAACGGACGCAGAAACCAATTACAGCAACTCTTTGCATATTGCAGATACGGTCCAGGATGCCGAAATACAAGCGGCAGCCCATATTGCTCTCGCAGAACTTTTCTTGCAATTGAATAACCTTGATTTATCCATAGAACACACGGAAAAGGCACTATCGATTGCACGTGCTTCAGGAAGAACCTCCGATGCTATGGATGCCACGTTCCTTAAGGGGCTCATTGCCGAACGCCAACAGAAACCCGCCGACTCAGTCTCAATTCTGATGAATTTAAACAAAGACCCAGCAATTAAGCCGTCTCTGCAATGGCAGGTCGAGGGTGCGCTGGCAAACCTCTACGCGGAAGCCAATAATTCCGCGATGGCTGATTCCTGGTATCGCAGTTCGATTACTACATTCGAGACGCAAAGGAAGACCATCACAAAAGAAGAATCAAAACTGCCCTTCTCCACTCACGCCGATCAACTGTATGACGACTACATACGCTTCCTGGTCAATCACAACAAAACCGACGAGGCGTTGCAGTGGCTTGACCTTGGCCGTGCGCGCACGTTGGAGGAAGGCTTGGGAGTAGCCTCTCCGGACTTCAACCTCGCGATCAAGAAATCTCTAGATGTACGAGGAACTGCCCGCAGACTCCACGGGACGATTCTGGTCTACACTTTGGCGGCACAGGAATCATATCTTTGGGCAGTGAATTCATCTGGAACACACTTCTTCAAGCTCCCACCACAAGAAGAGATCGATGCGCACGTGAAAAAGTATCAGAGAGCCATCCTCGGTTCGCGAGACCCACTCACGGATGCCTATGTCGACGGCATGGCTTTGTACAGAATCCTGGTCGAGCCTGCTGCTTCGCTGATTCCCAAAGGATCGCCAGTTTTCATCATCCCTGATGGAAGCATCTCAACCCTGAACTTTGAAACACTGCTCGCTCCGGGCGGCGGAATCCATTACTGGATCGAAGACGCAACCATTACCAACGTCAGTTCATTGAAACTGCTCGACTCATTTCACCCGGAGAGGCACGCGCACAACCAAAAAGAACTTCTCTTGATCGGCAACCCAGTCTCACCTGACCAGAAGTTTCCCGACCTGCCGAATGCTTCTGCTGAAGTTTCCAATGTAGCCCGGCATTTTCCATCAACCGAGGAAAGCGTCATTGTTCAAAAGCAGGCCCTCCCGTCCGCTTATGCTGACAGTTCTCCGGGCGAATACTCTCTGATTCACTTTGTCGCACACGGAACCAGCAGCAGCGCCAGCCCTCTAGACTCGGCGATTGTACTGACGCGCAATCCTGCGAATCCCGATTCGTTCAAGCTCTACGCGCGCGACGTGATCCAGCATCCGCTGCATGCCGATCTTGTTGCCATTTCCGCCTGCTATGGTTCTGGATCGCGCATCTATGGTGGAGAGGGGCTGGTCGGGCTCTCCTGGGCATTTCTTCGGGCGGGTTCGCACTACGTCATCGGGTCACTGTGGGAAGTGAGCGATTCGGCGGCGCCCGAGATCATGGACCACATGTATGGCGAGATCGCGGGCGGGCGCCGGCCGGACGCCGCTTTGCGAGACGCGAAACTCGCCATGCTCCACACGCAAAATGTCTTCCGCAAGCCGCTCTACTGGGCAACTTTTCAGCTCTATGGCGGAGCATAG
- a CDS encoding zf-HC2 domain-containing protein: MDHTEAVDQYAVEKYLLEELSPEARAAFEEHYFGCEECATDLRAAAVFIAQARKELARPTFVTVAEPKSKGKLFSFPSLLQPMFAVPAMAAMLLIIGFQNIVTFPHLEQQVAQVAQPRILPSITLVDGQSRGAEIRTVVAKAHESFLLSVDVPGDNRYSGYLCSLYSPSGKMVWQLQIPPSQVADSVPIQVPADTTDAGQNTLLIQGVTSDPQKSAPVDIVRYRFLLQIH; this comes from the coding sequence ATGGACCACACTGAAGCTGTAGATCAGTACGCAGTAGAAAAGTATCTACTCGAGGAGTTGAGCCCGGAGGCACGCGCAGCATTCGAAGAGCACTACTTCGGCTGCGAAGAATGTGCAACCGACTTGCGTGCGGCTGCCGTCTTTATCGCTCAAGCTCGTAAGGAACTTGCTCGCCCAACATTCGTCACAGTTGCGGAGCCGAAGTCGAAAGGCAAGCTCTTCAGCTTCCCGTCGCTCTTACAACCCATGTTTGCCGTTCCGGCAATGGCAGCCATGCTGCTCATAATCGGATTCCAGAACATTGTTACGTTTCCACACCTGGAGCAGCAGGTCGCTCAGGTAGCGCAGCCGCGCATCCTGCCGTCGATCACGCTTGTTGACGGACAAAGCCGCGGCGCGGAAATACGCACAGTCGTCGCCAAAGCACACGAATCATTCCTGCTGTCTGTCGATGTGCCGGGAGATAATCGCTATTCGGGATATCTCTGCTCGCTGTATTCTCCATCTGGAAAGATGGTCTGGCAGCTGCAGATTCCCCCTTCGCAGGTTGCCGACAGCGTTCCGATTCAAGTACCTGCGGACACCACAGATGCGGGCCAGAATACGCTCCTGATCCAGGGCGTGACGTCAGACCCGCAGAAAAGCGCGCCAGTTGATATCGTGCGCTATCGCTTCCTTTTGCAGATTCATTAA
- a CDS encoding RNA polymerase sigma factor — MQFQKFDDAYLDSLRTGDRRTEEHFVHYFSELIHLKLRSRLNSRDAIEDVRQETFARIFVLLRGKEGVRNASALGALVNSICNHVLLEYYRSHSKSEAMEDASEMDIQSEDTDVLDTLVSKDTQKTVREILGKLSDRDRQLLKSIFLEERDKDEVCAEFGVDREYLRVLLHRAKLSFKSFYVKHMASSGPSGGSGGNFPRYVWLFSALFC, encoded by the coding sequence TTGCAGTTCCAAAAGTTCGATGACGCTTACCTCGATAGTCTGCGCACGGGCGATCGCCGCACTGAGGAGCACTTTGTTCATTACTTCAGTGAGCTGATTCATCTGAAGCTACGTTCCCGGCTAAACTCCAGAGATGCGATAGAAGACGTCCGGCAGGAGACATTTGCCCGTATTTTTGTGCTCCTGCGCGGCAAGGAGGGTGTTCGCAACGCCTCTGCGCTGGGGGCGCTGGTTAATTCCATCTGCAACCACGTGTTGCTTGAATACTACCGCTCGCATTCGAAAAGCGAGGCAATGGAAGACGCCTCAGAGATGGATATCCAATCAGAAGACACGGACGTGCTGGATACCCTTGTTTCAAAGGACACGCAGAAGACTGTCCGTGAAATTCTGGGCAAGCTGAGCGACCGGGATCGGCAATTGCTGAAGAGCATTTTCCTCGAAGAGCGCGACAAGGATGAGGTCTGCGCCGAATTCGGAGTGGATCGCGAGTATCTAAGAGTGCTTCTACACCGCGCGAAACTCTCATTTAAATCGTTTTATGTCAAACACATGGCTTCATCGGGACCTTCGGGGGGTTCGGGCGGGAATTTCCCGCGATACGTTTGGCTTTTCTCTGCACTATTCTGTTGA